Proteins from a single region of Candidatus Rubrimentiphilum sp.:
- the gcvH gene encoding glycine cleavage system protein GcvH, which translates to MAQPEGLLYSKEHEWVKIDGDKATVGITDYAQDSLGDIVYVELPKVGKQVAQSAAVGVVESVKAVSDLFTPVGGEILEVNSALDNDPALVNREPFEGGWMFKVKLAGDSPTAGLLSAADYEKFTKEG; encoded by the coding sequence TTGGCGCAGCCTGAAGGCCTGCTCTACAGCAAAGAACACGAGTGGGTGAAGATCGACGGAGACAAGGCGACCGTCGGCATCACCGACTACGCGCAAGACTCGCTGGGCGACATCGTCTACGTTGAGCTGCCCAAAGTCGGAAAGCAAGTGGCCCAGTCTGCAGCAGTCGGCGTGGTCGAATCGGTGAAAGCCGTCTCCGATCTCTTTACGCCGGTCGGCGGAGAGATTCTGGAGGTGAACTCCGCGCTCGACAACGACCCCGCGCTCGTCAACCGCGAACCATTCGAGGGCGGCTGGATGTTCAAAGTGAAGCTGGCCGGCGATTCGCCGACGGCCGGCCTACTCTCCGCCGCCGACTACGAGAAGTTCACTAAAGAAGGCTAG